Proteins encoded by one window of Candidatus Obscuribacter sp.:
- a CDS encoding AarF/ABC1/UbiB kinase family protein, protein MEVKLKPDALKRYRDIAMLLMKYGNSDLMKSDVMKNAVDLKTETSSSVPAKAEELAGDLEKMGPAFIKIGQVLSTRPDFLPVAYTEALARLQDHCEPFSFLEVEQIIVTELGVRLSKAFKEFNAVPVAAASLGQIHHAVMRDGREVAVKVQRPGIRETILQDLDILGDIAEFYDHHTEAGKRYEFNRMLDEFRRTLLAELDYKKEASNLDTLSHNLREFDRIKVPKPIHDFTSSKVLTMEFIRGKKITNITKLELLELDGEPLADECFKAYLQQILVDGFFHADPHPGNVLLTDDNNIGLLDLGMVARLTPHMQAKLLKLLLAISDNRPDVVADTAFDIGEPKPSFDEIKCRKQIADLVQDHATANVQDMQVGKVVLDITRAAADCGIRVPQELTMLGKTLLSLDQVGRTLFPDFNPNESVRNHAAEIMQQRVVKDITTGQIFTGIIEAKDFIEKFPRQVSKIFDMVAANSLSIKMIDEPLIVDAFQKLANRVSLALILASLIVGAALMMKVDTDFTIMGYPGIAIICFMLAAGGGFAMAIQIAFYDQKAQKFGSDEAKKNS, encoded by the coding sequence ATGGAAGTGAAACTGAAACCAGACGCCCTTAAACGATATCGCGACATCGCCATGTTACTGATGAAGTACGGCAACTCAGACTTGATGAAAAGCGACGTCATGAAAAACGCAGTCGACCTCAAGACAGAGACATCATCATCAGTGCCAGCAAAGGCCGAAGAACTGGCTGGCGACCTGGAAAAAATGGGTCCGGCTTTTATCAAAATTGGTCAGGTGCTCTCCACACGCCCAGACTTTTTACCTGTTGCATATACAGAGGCGCTGGCAAGACTGCAAGACCACTGTGAGCCGTTTTCATTTTTAGAAGTAGAGCAGATTATCGTCACAGAGCTTGGCGTAAGGCTCTCAAAGGCTTTTAAGGAGTTTAATGCCGTGCCTGTTGCGGCAGCATCGCTGGGTCAGATACACCACGCTGTTATGCGCGATGGTCGCGAAGTCGCAGTCAAAGTACAACGCCCAGGCATCCGCGAGACCATCCTGCAAGACCTCGATATCCTCGGCGACATTGCTGAGTTTTATGATCATCATACAGAGGCTGGCAAGCGTTACGAGTTTAACCGCATGCTAGACGAGTTTAGACGCACTCTCTTGGCGGAGCTAGACTATAAAAAAGAGGCAAGCAATCTCGACACGCTCAGTCACAATCTCAGAGAATTTGATCGCATCAAAGTACCTAAACCAATACACGACTTTACCTCCTCCAAAGTCCTGACTATGGAGTTTATCCGCGGCAAAAAAATAACAAACATCACCAAGCTTGAGCTATTAGAATTAGATGGCGAGCCACTTGCAGATGAGTGCTTCAAGGCATATCTGCAACAGATATTGGTGGATGGATTTTTTCACGCCGATCCTCATCCGGGCAATGTCCTACTCACCGACGACAACAATATCGGTCTGCTCGACTTGGGCATGGTCGCCAGGCTGACACCTCATATGCAGGCAAAACTCCTCAAACTCTTGCTTGCTATCAGCGACAACCGCCCAGACGTAGTAGCTGATACCGCATTTGATATCGGCGAGCCCAAGCCATCGTTTGATGAGATCAAGTGCCGCAAGCAAATCGCTGACCTGGTGCAGGATCACGCCACCGCCAATGTACAGGATATGCAAGTTGGTAAAGTCGTGCTTGATATTACCCGCGCAGCGGCCGACTGTGGTATCCGCGTGCCACAGGAGCTGACCATGCTCGGCAAAACCTTACTCAGCCTCGATCAAGTCGGTCGCACACTCTTTCCCGATTTTAACCCCAACGAGTCAGTCCGCAACCACGCAGCTGAGATAATGCAGCAAAGAGTAGTCAAAGACATCACTACTGGTCAAATTTTTACCGGCATAATCGAAGCCAAGGATTTTATCGAAAAATTCCCCCGCCAGGTCTCCAAGATCTTTGACATGGTGGCAGCCAACAGCCTATCCATCAAGATGATCGATGAGCCTCTAATTGTTGACGCCTTCCAAAAATTAGCCAATCGCGTCAGCCTGGCACTGATACTGGCATCGCTGATTGTCGGAGCAGCTCTCATGATGAAGGTCGATACTGACTTTACCATCATGGGCTATCCAGGCATCGCCATAATTTGCTTTATGCTGGCAGCTGGCGGCGGTTTTGCTATGGCAATACAAATCGCCTTTTATGATCAAAAAGCACAAAAGTTTGGCTCTGACGAGGCAAAGAAAAACAGCTAG
- a CDS encoding MFS transporter, whose protein sequence is MQTTVSNQGKPAMNSPKSGGVFAVFQNRSYALYFSGQFVSLVGTWMQQVALSWYTYTLTNSPLLLAVVGASSQLPSLLIMPFAGVFADRLNRKKVIVTTQLLAMVEASILAYLTLTHQVQVWHLIGLGLFAGVINAFDMPTRSAFVYDLVEKKSDLPSAIAMNSTLMNITRLIGPALAGFVVAMFGTGTCFLLNAISYIVPVCALALIKGNFKNQHKVTKGSIGAELKEGLMYVMRTPGVRALILMLGVFGIGGMAYAMLLPVYVKSIGGDSNTLGYLMTASAIGSLCGTFMLATRKSVLGLGKWIVSSSFAFSIFMMIFAMTHSFWPAMIVLAFVGACMMIQMASINTILQTIVEEDKRGRVMSLFTMAFMGAAPIGSLAAGALADRIGLSQTLMGCGIYCFIVSVVFALHVPLLREATRPIYIEKGLLMAEEEAKAVGA, encoded by the coding sequence ATGCAAACCACAGTGAGCAATCAAGGTAAACCCGCCATGAACAGTCCAAAATCCGGCGGAGTGTTTGCAGTTTTTCAAAATCGCAGCTATGCACTTTATTTTTCTGGGCAATTTGTCTCTCTGGTGGGCACCTGGATGCAGCAAGTGGCACTGTCCTGGTACACCTACACCCTTACTAATTCACCCCTGCTCTTAGCCGTTGTAGGCGCCTCCAGTCAGCTGCCGTCGCTCCTTATCATGCCTTTTGCTGGAGTGTTTGCTGACCGACTCAATCGCAAAAAAGTAATTGTCACCACACAGCTATTGGCCATGGTGGAGGCGTCTATCCTGGCATATCTCACTTTGACCCATCAAGTGCAGGTCTGGCACCTCATTGGGCTTGGCTTGTTTGCCGGTGTGATCAATGCTTTTGATATGCCGACGCGCTCGGCATTTGTCTACGATCTGGTGGAGAAAAAATCAGATCTGCCCAGTGCTATTGCCATGAATAGCACTTTGATGAATATTACGAGGCTAATAGGTCCGGCGCTGGCTGGTTTTGTCGTGGCTATGTTTGGCACCGGTACTTGCTTTTTGCTCAATGCAATAAGCTATATCGTGCCTGTCTGTGCGCTGGCTCTGATAAAGGGCAATTTTAAAAATCAGCATAAAGTGACCAAAGGATCGATAGGCGCGGAGCTAAAAGAAGGTCTCATGTATGTGATGCGCACCCCCGGTGTGCGAGCGTTGATCCTGATGCTTGGAGTCTTTGGTATTGGTGGTATGGCTTACGCCATGCTATTGCCGGTGTACGTCAAATCTATCGGGGGCGATTCTAATACTCTCGGCTATCTTATGACGGCGTCTGCAATTGGCTCACTGTGCGGTACTTTTATGCTAGCTACGCGCAAGTCTGTGCTTGGTCTTGGTAAATGGATTGTAAGTTCTTCCTTTGCTTTTTCTATTTTTATGATGATCTTTGCCATGACCCATAGCTTTTGGCCAGCCATGATAGTGCTTGCTTTTGTTGGTGCTTGCATGATGATACAGATGGCGTCCATCAATACTATTTTGCAGACCATTGTGGAGGAGGATAAGCGCGGTCGCGTCATGAGCCTGTTTACTATGGCATTTATGGGCGCTGCGCCAATCGGTAGTCTGGCCGCTGGCGCTCTTGCTGATCGCATTGGGCTATCGCAAACCCTTATGGGTTGCGGTATCTATTGTTTTATTGTCTCGGTAGTCTTTGCCCTGCATGTGCCTCTACTGAGAGAGGCGACTCGCCCGATCTACATCGAGAAAGGTCTACTCATGGCTGAGGAAGAAGCTAAGGCTGTTGGGGCTTAA
- a CDS encoding MFS transporter — protein MNQFTMDKFGAQSDLESEQRLLVLRPPVYSGGHLGEGFTITLAEDFLVPTSELEAKKKQDLDEEVRLLREERLLRKRMRKIEHKAAQRVAKQTSQELSNKSSASRTASAHSRQVLTATWLGEMFDGMDASIYVLVMHQCLSELLGSSAATTVAPVGAVVLSIFIAGWVVGGISCGILADYFGRTRIMLATILIYAFASGLCALSHNWMELAFYRFLVGFGIGGEIGIGAVMVAETFKGRSRMHAASFLASSFSCGYLVAAAANLWLGHLGWRWLFLLGVAPAIVTLIFRTRLHEPEHFVKAQLDRRLQVLINKTNDKAKRSGLFGALRGASWLDNFTLPQIFGRDNLAKTLSGIGLSTPAIVGYWAVLAWMPAWVTQLVGGTAVQERSVAALVMNVGGLIGSLIGGWLICKIGYARSFRLANLCAFIACVLLFGTVKEYGASLLSIVFFVGFFAQMLFALLFVYIPELYAARIRCTGVTTSITGGRIFAAIAALLSGQLVAALGGSYAHAAELIASVYLIGVAVSFVMPKHSGEVSV, from the coding sequence ATGAATCAGTTTACGATGGATAAGTTTGGCGCTCAATCAGATCTGGAGAGTGAACAGCGGCTACTGGTGCTGAGACCGCCAGTTTACAGCGGCGGTCATCTTGGTGAAGGTTTTACTATTACACTGGCCGAAGACTTTCTCGTACCGACTTCTGAGCTTGAGGCTAAAAAGAAGCAGGACCTCGATGAGGAAGTGCGGCTCCTGCGTGAGGAGCGGCTCTTGCGCAAAAGAATGCGCAAGATAGAGCATAAAGCGGCACAGAGAGTAGCTAAGCAAACCAGTCAGGAATTATCAAACAAGTCTAGTGCAAGTCGAACAGCTAGCGCTCACAGTCGTCAGGTATTAACTGCAACATGGCTTGGCGAGATGTTTGACGGTATGGATGCATCTATCTACGTATTAGTAATGCATCAGTGTTTGAGTGAGCTTTTAGGATCGAGTGCCGCTACTACAGTGGCTCCGGTGGGAGCAGTGGTGCTCTCGATTTTTATTGCTGGTTGGGTCGTCGGTGGCATTAGCTGCGGCATACTTGCTGATTATTTTGGTCGCACCCGCATCATGCTGGCCACTATCCTCATCTATGCTTTTGCTAGTGGGCTGTGTGCGCTCAGCCACAACTGGATGGAGCTTGCCTTTTATCGCTTTTTAGTAGGATTTGGCATCGGTGGCGAAATAGGCATCGGGGCTGTTATGGTGGCAGAAACATTTAAGGGGCGCTCGCGCATGCATGCAGCATCGTTTTTAGCTAGCTCCTTTTCGTGTGGCTACCTTGTTGCTGCTGCTGCCAATCTATGGCTTGGTCATCTGGGATGGCGCTGGCTATTTTTGCTTGGTGTTGCGCCAGCTATTGTGACTTTGATATTTAGAACAAGACTCCATGAGCCAGAGCACTTTGTCAAAGCGCAGCTTGATAGACGTCTGCAAGTACTGATTAATAAGACTAATGATAAGGCTAAGAGAAGTGGCTTGTTTGGCGCTCTGCGCGGCGCTAGCTGGTTGGACAACTTTACCTTGCCTCAGATATTTGGCAGAGACAATCTTGCCAAAACTCTCTCTGGTATTGGATTGTCTACGCCCGCTATCGTCGGTTACTGGGCTGTGCTGGCCTGGATGCCAGCCTGGGTCACCCAGCTAGTCGGTGGTACGGCGGTGCAGGAGCGCTCGGTGGCTGCTCTCGTGATGAATGTTGGCGGTTTGATTGGCTCGCTTATCGGCGGCTGGTTGATTTGCAAGATAGGTTATGCCAGGAGCTTTAGACTGGCAAACCTCTGTGCCTTTATCGCATGTGTATTACTGTTTGGCACAGTCAAAGAATACGGGGCGTCGCTACTGAGTATTGTCTTTTTTGTTGGATTTTTTGCACAGATGCTCTTTGCTCTGCTCTTTGTCTACATCCCCGAATTGTACGCAGCCAGAATACGCTGCACTGGTGTCACTACCAGCATCACAGGCGGGCGTATATTTGCTGCTATCGCCGCTCTATTGAGCGGACAATTGGTGGCTGCCCTGGGCGGCTCCTATGCTCACGCTGCGGAGTTAATTGCCAGTGTGTATTTAATCGGTGTAGCGGTCAGTTTTGTCATGCCAAAGCATAGCGGTGAGGTCAGTGTTTAG
- a CDS encoding SMI1/KNR4 family protein: MTTRKENNWVDNLAARLVETGIATTETIKGCSEEELLDIEKFYSLKLPEAYKDYMRKFGKASGDFLGECGIYYPNILKNRRRATTLLNNNNTDYKLKCSDFVFITRYGYQFYFFDTANKNPNPPVFRYTENRDQPMLLADSFEAAITMAADEYFELAKNPLLNVDSKFEN, from the coding sequence AGGAAAGAGAACAACTGGGTCGACAATCTTGCAGCTCGCCTCGTTGAAACAGGCATTGCCACAACGGAAACCATAAAGGGTTGCTCGGAGGAAGAACTTTTGGATATAGAAAAATTCTACTCCCTCAAATTACCCGAAGCTTATAAAGACTATATGCGCAAATTCGGCAAAGCCAGCGGAGATTTTCTGGGAGAATGCGGCATCTACTATCCAAACATTCTCAAAAACAGAAGGAGAGCAACGACTCTTCTCAACAACAACAACACTGACTACAAGCTGAAGTGCTCAGACTTTGTTTTTATCACACGCTATGGCTACCAATTCTACTTTTTCGATACTGCTAACAAAAACCCCAATCCACCGGTCTTTCGCTACACAGAAAACAGAGACCAACCAATGCTCCTGGCTGATTCGTTTGAAGCAGCAATTACAATGGCGGCTGACGAATATTTTGAGCTGGCAAAAAATCCACTCTTAAACGTAGATAGCAAATTTGAAAATTAA